In Bacillus toyonensis BCT-7112, a single window of DNA contains:
- a CDS encoding flagellar biosynthetic protein FliQ: MNTSPIIDIFQTFFYKGVMILMPVAGVSMIVVIIIAVIMAMMQIQEQTLTFLPKMASIVLVIIILGPWMFQELTTLILDLFDKIPSLLRSY; encoded by the coding sequence ATGAATACGTCACCAATTATAGATATTTTTCAAACCTTTTTTTATAAAGGGGTTATGATTTTAATGCCGGTTGCCGGTGTAAGTATGATTGTCGTTATTATCATCGCTGTCATTATGGCGATGATGCAAATTCAAGAGCAAACGCTGACGTTTTTACCGAAAATGGCGAGTATTGTACTCGTTATTATCATTTTAGGTCCGTGGATGTTTCAAGAGTTAACGACGCTTATTTTAGATTTATTTGATAAAATTCCATCGCTATTGCGTTCGTACTAA
- a CDS encoding flagellar biosynthetic protein FliR: MNMELWAATFFAFCRITSFLYFLPFFSGRSIPAMAKVTFGLGLSITVADQVDVSHIKTVWDVAAYAATQIVIGLSLAKIVEMLWNIPKMAGHILDFDIGLSQASLFDVNAGSQSTLLSTIFDIFFLIIFISLGGINYFVATILKSFQYTEAISKLLTTSFLDSLLATLLFAITSAVEIALPLMGSLFIINFVLILIAKNAPQLNIFMNAFVIKITCGILFIAMSVPMLGYVFKNMTDVLLEEYTTLFNFFLTK; this comes from the coding sequence ATGAATATGGAATTATGGGCGGCGACGTTTTTTGCGTTTTGCCGTATTACTTCATTTTTATATTTTTTACCTTTCTTTTCAGGACGGTCGATTCCTGCAATGGCAAAGGTTACATTTGGACTTGGTCTTTCGATTACAGTGGCCGATCAAGTTGATGTCTCTCACATAAAGACAGTTTGGGACGTCGCAGCTTATGCAGCAACGCAAATTGTAATTGGATTATCCCTTGCAAAAATTGTAGAAATGCTGTGGAACATTCCGAAAATGGCCGGACATATTTTAGACTTTGATATCGGTTTATCACAGGCAAGTTTGTTTGATGTAAACGCAGGGTCGCAGTCTACTTTACTATCAACAATTTTCGATATATTTTTTCTCATTATTTTTATTTCACTTGGCGGCATTAACTATTTCGTTGCCACGATTTTAAAGTCGTTTCAATATACAGAGGCGATTTCAAAATTGTTGACGACTAGTTTTTTAGATAGTCTACTCGCAACGTTATTATTTGCGATTACATCAGCGGTCGAAATTGCTTTACCGCTTATGGGAAGCTTATTCATTATTAATTTCGTCCTAATTTTAATCGCAAAAAATGCACCGCAATTAAATATTTTTATGAATGCATTCGTCATTAAAATTACATGTGGTATTTTATTTATTGCAATGAGCGTACCAATGCTCGGTTATGTGTTTAAAAATATGACAGATGTATTACTGGAAGAGTATACGACACTATTTAACTTTTTCTTAACGAAGTAG
- the flhB gene encoding flagellar type III secretion system protein FlhB: MAKDNKTEKATPQKRKKSREEGNIARSKDLNNLFSILVLAVVVYFFGDWLGFEIANSVAVLFDQIGKSTDSTEYFYLMGILLLKVSAPILILVYAFHLFNYMIQVGFLFSSKVIKPKASRINPKNYFTRLFSRKSLVDILKSLFYMGLIGYVAYVLFKKNLEKIVSMIGFNWTASLTEIIRQIKFIFLAILIILIVLSIIDFIYQKWEYEQDIKMKKEEVKQEHKDNEGDPQVKGKRKNFMHAILQGTIAKKMDGATFIVNNPTHISVVLRYNKQVDAAPIVVAKGEDELALYIRTLAREQEIPMVENRPLARSLYYQVEEDETIPEDLYVAVIEVMRYLIQTNELEV, from the coding sequence ATGGCAAAGGATAATAAAACAGAAAAGGCCACCCCGCAGAAGCGTAAAAAATCGCGTGAAGAAGGGAATATCGCCCGGAGTAAAGATTTAAATAATTTATTTTCTATTCTCGTATTAGCAGTTGTCGTTTATTTTTTCGGAGATTGGCTAGGGTTTGAGATTGCCAATTCTGTAGCGGTGCTGTTTGATCAAATCGGAAAAAGTACAGATTCGACCGAGTATTTTTATTTAATGGGGATTTTGCTACTAAAAGTATCAGCTCCTATATTAATACTCGTATATGCTTTTCATTTATTCAATTATATGATTCAAGTCGGTTTCTTATTTTCTTCTAAAGTCATAAAGCCGAAAGCATCACGTATTAATCCGAAAAACTATTTTACGAGACTGTTTAGTCGTAAAAGTTTAGTAGATATTTTGAAATCACTGTTTTATATGGGATTAATCGGTTACGTTGCGTACGTTCTTTTTAAAAAGAATTTAGAGAAGATCGTGAGTATGATTGGATTTAACTGGACTGCGTCACTTACTGAAATTATTAGGCAAATTAAATTTATCTTTTTAGCTATTTTAATTATTTTAATCGTTCTTTCTATTATTGATTTCATTTATCAAAAGTGGGAGTACGAGCAAGATATTAAGATGAAAAAAGAAGAAGTAAAACAAGAGCATAAAGATAATGAAGGGGACCCACAAGTAAAGGGGAAACGAAAAAACTTTATGCATGCCATCTTGCAAGGGACTATTGCGAAAAAGATGGATGGTGCAACGTTTATTGTAAATAACCCGACGCATATTTCAGTCGTACTTCGTTACAATAAACAAGTTGATGCGGCGCCAATTGTCGTTGCAAAAGGGGAAGATGAGCTCGCATTATATATACGGACGCTTGCCCGTGAACAAGAAATACCGATGGTGGAAAACCGTCCGCTCGCTCGGTCTTTATATTATCAAGTCGAGGAAGATGAGACGATTCCAGAAGATTTATACGTAGCTGTAATTGAAGTTATGCGCTATTTAATTCAAACGAATGAACTTGAAGTATAA
- the flhA gene encoding flagellar biosynthesis protein FlhA, giving the protein MFKMDSARTYFSIFLAASFVVALLIPLPPFVLDIVIVFLLSMSVLIYMRATSINEWDELKSFPTMLLLIGIFRVSINVSTTRAILTDGNAGHVIEEFGQFVIGGNLLIGIVIFIVLIIFQFIVANGASRTAEVAARFTLDSLPGKQMSIDADLNQRIISEKDAQAKRKKLNMETEFYGAMDGAGKFIKGDVIFGIVILFVNIIFGLIVGMMQQGMSFADAALHYTQLTVGDGIVNQIGSLMLAISTGIIVTRVFDGSPDTVTEGIFKELLAHEVVVYALGGLFIAMGIFTPLPFLPFALVGGTIIFLGIRNKKRIKKEKEDELQKELEMIQGEDEQLQQVEDSFGVFTDKYPIIVELGLDLAALVKQKINGETARDKVVLMRKSIITDLGINVPGINFKDNTSFRPRGRYIIRIKGAKAAEGVLKSGYLLALKTPNVMADLDAEPAKDPIFGEDGYWILEHMVQDAQMKGYQVLEPLSILITHLDVVVRRNLHELIQRQHVKDLINSLENDNGVLLEEIKKKEIDLSLVQNVIKQLLKEGISIRDLPTIIEGIIDGKEVYQNHVDGVTAFVRECISKVICENAKNPDGKIYAALFSDSIELDADVVNNSYQGYLLNWDLDLETRVIEQVQRVFKQARLMGREPVLLTRRKDFRFAIVRLLERYQVEAQVLCISELAPEIVVDQIAYIE; this is encoded by the coding sequence TTGTTTAAGATGGATTCTGCAAGAACCTATTTTTCTATCTTTTTAGCAGCGTCATTCGTTGTGGCGCTCCTAATTCCACTTCCACCATTTGTACTTGATATCGTTATCGTTTTTCTACTAAGTATGTCAGTACTTATTTATATGCGAGCGACAAGTATTAACGAGTGGGATGAATTAAAGTCATTTCCGACGATGTTGTTATTAATCGGGATTTTCCGCGTATCGATTAACGTTTCGACGACGCGAGCGATTTTAACAGACGGAAATGCGGGTCATGTTATTGAAGAGTTCGGTCAGTTCGTAATTGGCGGAAACTTATTAATTGGTATCGTTATTTTTATCGTTTTAATCATTTTCCAGTTTATCGTTGCAAACGGTGCATCTCGTACAGCTGAAGTAGCAGCTCGTTTTACACTTGATTCTTTACCAGGGAAACAAATGTCTATCGATGCGGATTTAAACCAGCGTATTATTTCAGAAAAAGATGCACAAGCAAAACGAAAAAAATTAAATATGGAAACAGAGTTTTACGGGGCGATGGATGGTGCCGGGAAGTTCATTAAAGGGGACGTTATTTTCGGGATTGTCATTTTATTCGTAAATATCATCTTCGGTTTAATTGTCGGAATGATGCAGCAAGGAATGAGCTTTGCAGATGCGGCTCTTCATTATACACAGTTAACTGTCGGTGACGGAATCGTAAACCAAATCGGTTCGTTAATGCTTGCGATTTCAACAGGTATTATCGTAACGCGTGTATTTGATGGTTCACCGGATACGGTAACAGAAGGAATCTTTAAAGAGTTATTAGCGCATGAAGTTGTTGTATATGCGCTCGGTGGTTTGTTTATCGCAATGGGTATTTTTACTCCGCTACCATTCCTACCGTTTGCTCTCGTTGGTGGAACAATTATCTTCTTAGGAATTCGCAATAAAAAGCGAATAAAGAAAGAGAAAGAAGACGAGCTCCAAAAAGAATTAGAAATGATTCAAGGCGAGGATGAGCAATTACAACAAGTGGAAGATTCATTTGGAGTCTTTACAGATAAATATCCGATTATTGTAGAACTCGGTTTAGATTTAGCGGCACTTGTAAAGCAGAAAATTAATGGGGAAACAGCTCGTGATAAAGTTGTTCTTATGAGGAAATCGATTATTACTGACCTTGGTATTAACGTTCCTGGCATTAACTTTAAAGATAATACGAGTTTTAGACCACGTGGTCGTTACATTATTCGTATTAAAGGTGCGAAGGCGGCTGAAGGTGTTTTAAAATCAGGTTATTTATTAGCACTAAAAACACCGAACGTAATGGCTGATCTAGATGCAGAACCAGCGAAAGATCCAATCTTCGGTGAAGATGGATATTGGATCTTAGAGCATATGGTGCAAGATGCGCAAATGAAAGGCTATCAAGTGTTAGAGCCACTTAGTATATTAATTACACATTTAGATGTTGTCGTTAGACGTAATCTTCATGAGTTAATTCAGCGTCAACATGTGAAAGACTTAATTAACTCGCTTGAAAATGATAATGGCGTTTTATTAGAAGAGATTAAGAAGAAAGAAATCGATTTATCACTCGTTCAAAATGTTATTAAACAACTTCTAAAAGAAGGTATTTCAATCCGTGATTTACCAACGATTATTGAAGGTATTATTGACGGAAAAGAAGTGTATCAAAATCATGTTGATGGTGTAACGGCATTCGTCCGTGAATGTATTTCAAAAGTTATTTGTGAAAATGCGAAAAATCCGGACGGGAAAATTTATGCGGCGCTTTTCTCTGATTCAATAGAGCTAGATGCGGATGTTGTGAACAATTCCTATCAAGGTTACTTATTAAACTGGGATTTAGATTTAGAAACACGTGTCATTGAGCAAGTACAGCGCGTCTTTAAACAAGCCCGTTTAATGGGAAGAGAGCCAGTGTTATTAACGCGTAGAAAAGATTTCAGATTTGCGATTGTAAGACTGCTAGAACGTTATCAAGTGGAAGCACAAGTACTGTGTATTAGCGAATTAGCACCAGAAATTGTTGTAGATCAAATTGCCTATATTGAATAG
- the flhF gene encoding flagellar biosynthesis protein FlhF, protein MESTEKKEALMRIKAASKNELYRKLFDQYGTDYYYVVDESVKRNIPFFWKKDYEMLVAFPEDKQEEVNEGTAQFHEQLMDVVNDPSEQIVKANGIQSVLHNLENVTTSMSYAAMQTGNSEEWARKKEKLLKLFEKGIVVVKQTEETKVTKKQKVVKQVVPAKKKEVVAKKENQESVPFIIQKVIRMLEQNDVEQYFIHAYAEKLKVKFENATMITEEEVIGYILEDMRSHFNTENVFEKEVQTIALIGPTGVGKTTTLAKMAWQFHGKKKTVGFITTDHSRIGTVQQLQDYVKTIGSEVIAVRDEAAMTRALTYFKEEARVDYILIDTAGKNYRTSDTVEEMIETMGQVEPDYICLTLSASMKSKDMIEIITNFKDIHIDGIVFTKFDETASSGELLKIPAVSSAPIVLMTDGQDVKQHIHIATAEHLAKQMLQTS, encoded by the coding sequence ATGGAAAGTACAGAAAAGAAAGAAGCGTTAATGCGAATAAAAGCAGCTTCGAAAAATGAATTGTATCGAAAGTTATTTGACCAATATGGTACAGATTATTATTACGTTGTCGATGAAAGTGTAAAACGAAATATCCCGTTTTTTTGGAAAAAGGATTATGAAATGTTAGTTGCTTTTCCAGAGGATAAACAGGAAGAAGTGAATGAAGGAACAGCACAATTTCATGAACAATTAATGGATGTTGTGAATGATCCTTCAGAACAAATTGTGAAGGCGAATGGAATTCAATCAGTACTGCACAATTTAGAAAACGTAACGACTTCTATGTCATACGCGGCAATGCAAACAGGAAATAGTGAAGAATGGGCAAGAAAAAAAGAGAAACTATTAAAGCTGTTTGAAAAAGGAATCGTCGTGGTGAAACAGACGGAAGAAACGAAAGTAACGAAAAAGCAAAAAGTTGTGAAACAAGTCGTTCCGGCGAAGAAAAAAGAAGTAGTTGCAAAGAAAGAAAATCAAGAATCTGTACCGTTTATTATTCAAAAAGTAATTCGGATGCTAGAACAAAACGATGTAGAACAATATTTCATTCATGCATATGCTGAAAAGTTAAAAGTGAAGTTTGAAAATGCAACGATGATTACAGAAGAGGAAGTAATCGGGTATATATTAGAAGATATGAGATCTCACTTCAACACTGAAAATGTATTTGAAAAAGAAGTACAAACAATTGCATTAATCGGTCCAACTGGCGTTGGGAAAACGACGACGCTTGCGAAAATGGCATGGCAATTTCACGGTAAGAAAAAAACGGTTGGCTTTATTACGACGGATCACTCTCGCATTGGGACAGTACAGCAACTGCAAGATTACGTAAAGACAATTGGATCAGAAGTAATCGCTGTGCGTGATGAAGCGGCAATGACAAGAGCACTTACGTATTTTAAAGAAGAAGCACGCGTCGATTATATTTTAATTGATACAGCCGGAAAAAATTATCGTACGTCAGATACAGTAGAAGAAATGATTGAAACGATGGGACAAGTAGAACCAGATTATATTTGTTTAACGTTATCAGCTTCTATGAAAAGTAAAGATATGATTGAAATTATTACGAACTTTAAAGATATTCATATAGATGGTATCGTGTTTACGAAATTTGATGAAACAGCAAGTAGTGGCGAATTGTTGAAAATTCCAGCAGTTTCATCAGCTCCAATTGTATTAATGACAGACGGACAAGACGTAAAGCAACATATACATATCGCTACAGCTGAACATTTAGCGAAACAAATGTTACAAACATCGTAA
- a CDS encoding flagellar basal-body rod protein FlgG — protein MNGLYIGSMGMMNYMQRINVHSNNVANAQTTGFKAENMTSKVFDVQDTYRRGDGAMTNIGSVDYAVVPAATHVNLVQGNVQITNSATDFFLDDGAAGTSSFFVTSKNDETFLTRDGSFTLNSDRYLQTSSGAYVMDVNNERIRIPENVNFFVSNNGEIYREINEGTLQKPDIKRIVIAQLQTKTVDAETNARLVQRENKSFTLAEGNIANLPNGTGIVKNHMLENSNVDMTKEMADLMSSQKMIQASQRIMTSFDKIYEKEANEILR, from the coding sequence ATGAACGGTCTTTATATAGGTTCTATGGGAATGATGAATTACATGCAGCGTATTAATGTTCATTCGAATAACGTTGCAAATGCCCAAACGACAGGATTTAAAGCAGAAAATATGACTTCTAAAGTATTTGATGTACAAGACACATATCGCCGCGGAGATGGGGCTATGACAAATATCGGTTCGGTCGATTACGCTGTAGTACCAGCTGCGACGCATGTGAACTTAGTACAAGGAAATGTACAAATTACAAATAGTGCTACAGATTTCTTTTTAGATGACGGTGCGGCAGGCACATCATCATTTTTCGTTACATCTAAAAATGATGAAACGTTTTTAACGAGAGATGGAAGCTTCACATTAAATAGTGATCGTTATTTGCAAACATCGTCTGGTGCATATGTTATGGATGTAAATAATGAACGTATTCGTATTCCTGAAAATGTGAATTTCTTCGTATCTAATAATGGAGAAATTTATAGAGAAATTAACGAGGGAACTTTGCAAAAACCAGATATTAAGAGAATCGTAATTGCACAGTTGCAAACAAAAACAGTAGATGCAGAAACAAATGCTCGTCTCGTGCAGCGTGAAAACAAAAGCTTTACACTAGCAGAAGGAAATATTGCTAATTTACCGAATGGAACAGGAATAGTAAAAAATCATATGCTAGAAAATTCAAATGTAGATATGACGAAAGAGATGGCAGATCTTATGTCGAGTCAAAAAATGATTCAAGCATCTCAGCGTATTATGACTTCATTTGATAAAATTTATGAAAAAGAAGCGAATGAAATATTGAGATAA
- a CDS encoding NtaA/DmoA family FMN-dependent monooxygenase (This protein belongs to a clade of FMN-dependent monooxygenases, within a broader family of flavin-dependent oxidoreductases, the luciferase-like monooxygenase (LMM) family, some of whose members use coenzyme F420 rather than FMN.), with the protein MSTKKKLCIGLCLISRKKEQESMFNSGIDEQVELALQAEEAKLDFVFKADYLVAHPDLIARNKGNVMLDPTLLFTAIAYATEKIGVVTTASTSFYPPYILARQLQSLNWISNGRVGWNIVTSIDGAENFGETGMPPSEERYAKAAECTELVRKLWRSHPYEVLKVDNTEVIREMVKPIEHSGEYFEVKGPLNIPQHISGEMPLFQAGASEAGRNFAASVADAIFAAMPDIESGIELRQNLRRRAEKHGRKQDDVRVLPGLYFFIGDTYEEALEMHRQAHQHLTMEKRLALLEMVLGLDARGILLESKIKEDMLPSREQTVRSKTHAELLRNFIIKNEPTVEQILERPEVVCSAHWVAIGTPQDVFQQIMERFEAGALDGFIAIPGGPQKSLDLFFSEVIPLFVKAGIFREEYTGSTLREHLEGTSLNTLLLK; encoded by the coding sequence ATGTCTACTAAAAAGAAACTTTGCATTGGATTATGTTTAATTTCTAGAAAGAAAGAACAAGAGAGTATGTTTAATTCAGGGATAGATGAACAAGTAGAGTTGGCACTACAGGCAGAAGAGGCTAAGTTAGATTTTGTTTTTAAAGCAGATTATTTAGTGGCGCACCCGGATTTAATCGCTCGTAATAAGGGGAATGTAATGTTAGATCCGACATTATTATTTACTGCTATTGCGTATGCAACAGAAAAAATTGGAGTGGTTACGACTGCCTCCACATCGTTTTATCCACCATACATACTTGCGAGGCAATTACAATCTTTAAATTGGATTAGTAATGGCCGAGTAGGTTGGAATATTGTCACATCCATTGATGGTGCAGAAAACTTTGGTGAGACAGGGATGCCGCCATCTGAGGAACGATATGCGAAAGCTGCAGAATGTACAGAGTTAGTAAGGAAACTTTGGAGAAGCCATCCTTATGAAGTTTTGAAAGTAGATAACACTGAAGTCATTAGAGAGATGGTAAAGCCTATTGAGCACAGTGGTGAATACTTTGAGGTGAAAGGGCCACTTAATATTCCGCAGCATATTTCAGGAGAAATGCCATTATTTCAAGCGGGTGCTTCAGAGGCTGGCCGGAATTTCGCTGCTTCTGTTGCGGATGCGATTTTCGCCGCGATGCCAGATATAGAATCAGGAATCGAACTTCGTCAAAATTTAAGAAGAAGAGCAGAAAAGCATGGCCGAAAGCAAGATGATGTACGGGTATTACCTGGATTGTATTTCTTTATCGGTGATACATATGAAGAAGCGCTAGAGATGCATAGGCAAGCTCATCAACATCTCACAATGGAGAAGAGATTGGCTTTACTTGAAATGGTACTCGGATTAGATGCTAGAGGAATTTTACTAGAAAGTAAGATAAAGGAAGATATGTTGCCAAGTAGAGAGCAAACTGTACGTAGTAAAACACATGCCGAATTATTACGGAATTTCATCATTAAAAATGAACCAACTGTTGAACAAATACTAGAACGACCAGAAGTTGTTTGTTCTGCTCATTGGGTTGCGATTGGTACACCACAAGATGTATTCCAGCAAATTATGGAAAGATTTGAAGCAGGAGCACTAGATGGATTTATTGCAATTCCAGGTGGGCCTCAGAAATCATTGGATCTATTCTTTAGTGAAGTTATTCCGTTATTTGTGAAGGCGGGTATATTTAGGGAAGAATATACAGGTTCAACTTTGCGTGAACATTTAGAGGGGACTTCATTAAATACTTTGCTGTTAAAATAA
- a CDS encoding TrmB family transcriptional regulator — protein sequence MDEIIKELQKLGFSQYECKAYIGLLKHSPVTGYEVSKQTGVPRSMIYEVLGKLMDKGAVHIVPSEPVKYVPVSATELMDRMRKDFEKSFAFLDQKLNCLEQERQIDVISHIRSNDRVLKEICNIINRAKEELWISVWEDQVHEIEPFIHQKEEEGVHIFSILFGAPETKIGATFHHNYMTPHVVEKRMGGHLTVIARDGEEVLIANFSNDSTSWAVTTYDPALVLVATEYVRHDIMVEEITKEFGADKLDTLWRENIDLVHVVTGKRTMEEMEGDNGE from the coding sequence ATGGATGAAATAATAAAAGAGTTACAAAAGCTAGGTTTTTCCCAATATGAATGCAAAGCGTACATTGGATTATTAAAACATTCCCCAGTAACAGGATACGAAGTGAGTAAACAAACAGGGGTACCTCGTTCGATGATTTATGAAGTACTTGGCAAGTTGATGGATAAAGGAGCGGTGCATATCGTTCCTTCTGAACCAGTGAAATATGTACCAGTGTCAGCTACGGAATTAATGGATCGAATGCGAAAAGACTTTGAAAAGTCCTTTGCATTTTTAGACCAGAAATTAAATTGTTTAGAACAAGAGCGGCAAATTGATGTAATTTCGCATATTCGCTCAAATGATCGTGTTTTGAAAGAAATATGCAATATAATTAATAGAGCAAAAGAAGAGCTATGGATTTCAGTATGGGAAGATCAAGTGCACGAGATTGAGCCGTTCATTCATCAAAAGGAAGAGGAAGGCGTACATATTTTTTCCATTTTATTTGGTGCTCCAGAAACAAAAATAGGAGCGACATTTCATCATAATTATATGACACCTCACGTCGTTGAAAAGAGAATGGGAGGTCATTTAACTGTTATCGCGCGTGATGGGGAAGAAGTATTAATTGCTAACTTTTCAAATGATAGCACTTCATGGGCGGTGACAACGTATGATCCAGCTTTAGTACTCGTCGCTACAGAGTATGTTCGGCACGATATTATGGTGGAAGAGATTACGAAGGAGTTTGGAGCTGATAAATTAGATACATTATGGCGTGAAAACATAGATTTAGTTCATGTCGTAACAGGCAAACGCACGATGGAAGAAATGGAGGGAGATAATGGTGAATAA